A single genomic interval of candidate division WOR-3 bacterium harbors:
- a CDS encoding response regulator — protein sequence MNKKILIVEDDRSMSELIKTRLEQSGYTIATAFDGFQAITQARSFKPNLIILDLMLPKMDGYSVCRVLKAMGEFREVPILVFTVLASPEDIQRAMNAGADAYITKPFNPPVLLAKIEELLLGEKAAVAEPEAVVTPQVEPTVSQKEVEVQARAEAESKLAEERAKAEAALEAQRREAERRLAEQKAREEAEAKARAEAEKKAREEARLAALRAKEEAEAKRRAEAKAGLETEFRKLEEELQRIRERRNKLEMELKVHLEADRIRQQEAERLASQRAKEEAEAKANFEAEQKKIKDAITNIVERRNRLEAELKSYPTDANELIEEELRKNATRFAQLELELKARTDAEMKKLQEEIGRLNTRAAKLEEELRAKIQEATAKLDEETRRLTEKRTQLETELNTRLETEKRMKESAQRASEELAKREGEIRNQFAIQFKQIEEEIRKLNERRARLEADLRAQLESERKKAGEMQNQAHQAVKEANAAKARIESELKKITGELGKIAERRSRTEAELRKVGEAEKRKVEEEIRRLNERRAQIEAELKGQLESERKKLEEGQKQARERVKELTETRMRMESELQRLQEEEGKLKERLVQLQVEFEARVQVMRQLQEEERKAAAQRAKEEDEVRKRIEAELAKLRQEENRLVEARQRLETELKGM from the coding sequence ATGAATAAGAAAATTTTAATAGTAGAAGATGACCGTAGTATGTCTGAACTTATCAAGACGAGGCTGGAGCAGAGCGGGTATACCATTGCCACCGCGTTTGACGGTTTTCAGGCAATTACCCAGGCAAGGTCATTTAAACCCAATCTCATCATTCTCGATTTGATGCTACCGAAAATGGATGGCTATTCGGTTTGCCGGGTACTGAAGGCGATGGGGGAATTTAGAGAGGTACCGATTCTGGTATTTACCGTTCTTGCATCGCCTGAGGATATCCAGCGGGCGATGAATGCCGGTGCGGATGCCTATATCACCAAACCATTTAATCCGCCGGTTCTCTTGGCAAAGATTGAGGAGCTGCTTTTAGGGGAGAAGGCGGCTGTGGCTGAGCCTGAGGCAGTTGTCACCCCGCAGGTTGAGCCGACGGTGAGCCAGAAGGAGGTGGAGGTCCAGGCACGAGCCGAGGCGGAATCGAAGCTTGCCGAGGAAAGGGCAAAGGCGGAGGCAGCTCTTGAAGCCCAGAGGAGGGAGGCGGAGAGGCGCCTTGCCGAACAGAAGGCAAGGGAGGAGGCAGAGGCAAAGGCGCGTGCTGAAGCCGAGAAAAAGGCACGGGAGGAGGCACGGCTCGCCGCACTGCGGGCAAAGGAGGAGGCAGAGGCAAAAAGGCGGGCAGAGGCAAAGGCAGGCCTGGAAACCGAATTCAGAAAACTGGAGGAGGAACTGCAGCGAATCCGGGAACGACGGAATAAACTGGAGATGGAACTTAAGGTCCATCTTGAGGCTGACCGCATCCGGCAGCAGGAGGCAGAGCGGCTTGCCAGCCAGCGGGCAAAAGAGGAGGCAGAGGCAAAAGCCAACTTTGAGGCTGAGCAGAAAAAAATCAAAGATGCCATTACCAATATCGTTGAGAGACGTAACCGGCTCGAGGCGGAACTGAAATCATATCCGACAGATGCGAACGAACTCATTGAGGAGGAGTTGCGCAAAAATGCAACGCGATTCGCACAACTGGAACTGGAACTGAAAGCGCGCACCGATGCCGAAATGAAAAAACTGCAGGAGGAGATTGGTAGGCTTAATACAAGAGCCGCTAAGTTGGAGGAGGAGTTAAGGGCAAAGATTCAGGAGGCGACAGCGAAACTTGATGAGGAGACCAGGAGACTGACCGAAAAACGGACTCAGCTCGAGACAGAACTGAATACCCGGCTTGAGACTGAAAAGAGAATGAAGGAGTCCGCGCAAAGGGCTAGTGAAGAGCTGGCAAAAAGGGAAGGCGAGATCAGAAACCAGTTTGCCATCCAGTTCAAGCAGATTGAAGAGGAGATCCGCAAGCTCAACGAGCGCCGCGCCCGACTTGAGGCAGATTTAAGGGCGCAACTGGAGAGCGAGCGGAAAAAGGCGGGGGAGATGCAGAACCAGGCGCACCAGGCGGTAAAGGAGGCTAATGCCGCAAAGGCACGCATTGAATCGGAACTGAAGAAAATCACAGGAGAATTGGGCAAGATTGCCGAGAGGCGCTCTCGCACCGAAGCGGAGTTGAGAAAGGTTGGAGAGGCAGAAAAAAGGAAAGTTGAGGAGGAGATTCGCAGACTCAACGAGCGCCGCGCCCAAATTGAGGCGGAGTTAAAGGGGCAACTGGAGAGCGAGCGGAAGAAACTGGAGGAGGGGCAAAAGCAGGCACGGGAGCGGGTGAAGGAGTTAACAGAAACCCGAATGCGGATGGAATCAGAACTGCAGAGACTTCAGGAGGAGGAGGGTAAGTTAAAAGAGAGGTTGGTGCAACTGCAGGTGGAGTTTGAGGCGCGCGTCCAGGTGATGCGTCAACTTCAGGAGGAGGAGCGGAAAGCAGCAGCCCAGCGTGCTAAAGAGGAGGATGAGGTTCGCAAACGGATAGAGGCGGAGCTGGCGAAGTTGCGGCAGGAGGAGAACCGGCTTGTTGAAGCCCGGCAGAGGCTGGAGACCGAACTCAAAGGTATGTAA
- a CDS encoding ATP-binding protein, whose product MRLALGEELRKEFGRLADLQEGFWVADNEDRIVFANRALARLLGYESPEQIIGKLWYELLPVQEPLPPNKSGEVTIPLLLNQDGGSNPGVVTITSKTVNGSVLRFGAVVVPGRSSQSDILAMVAHELRTPLAVIKEALLFLAESAGLRLEEKERRYLEIAQEGVVRLNRTLDNLLEAARMETGRAALNLQPLDLSQLVETAIENLSLFIIRKGIKIERHISKDLPRVLGDRDRLLQVLTNLLDNAIKHSPAGGVVRIDMGILEPNSPIRAQQGVGADADYLQVTVTDQGPGIPNEFLERIFVKYERVDPYAPGIGLGLAIVRAIIEAHQGKVWANSVLGEGASFSFILPIIGGTNE is encoded by the coding sequence ATGAGGTTAGCGCTGGGTGAAGAACTACGGAAGGAATTTGGTCGCCTCGCCGATTTGCAAGAGGGTTTTTGGGTTGCAGATAATGAGGACCGGATTGTATTTGCCAACCGTGCCCTTGCCCGGCTCTTAGGATATGAATCGCCCGAGCAAATAATTGGCAAATTGTGGTATGAGCTCCTTCCCGTCCAAGAGCCTCTTCCCCCAAATAAATCTGGAGAGGTTACCATTCCCCTCTTGCTCAACCAGGATGGAGGTTCAAATCCAGGTGTGGTAACGATTACCAGTAAAACTGTGAACGGGTCGGTGCTAAGGTTCGGTGCGGTGGTTGTTCCAGGGCGCTCCTCCCAATCAGACATTTTGGCGATGGTAGCCCACGAGCTGCGCACTCCCCTGGCGGTAATCAAGGAGGCGCTGCTTTTCCTTGCCGAAAGCGCCGGTCTCCGGCTCGAAGAAAAGGAGCGCCGGTACCTGGAGATTGCCCAAGAGGGGGTTGTCCGTCTTAACCGCACCCTGGACAATCTGCTTGAGGCGGCGCGCATGGAGACAGGCAGAGCGGCGCTAAATCTCCAGCCCCTTGATTTGAGCCAGTTGGTTGAGACCGCCATAGAAAACCTCTCGCTCTTCATTATTAGAAAAGGCATCAAAATTGAGCGCCACATCTCTAAAGACCTTCCTCGGGTTCTTGGTGATAGGGACCGGCTCCTGCAGGTTCTCACCAACCTCCTTGACAACGCCATCAAGCATTCACCAGCAGGGGGTGTTGTCAGGATAGATATGGGCATTCTTGAACCAAACTCGCCCATCCGCGCGCAGCAGGGTGTTGGGGCTGATGCCGATTACCTGCAGGTGACCGTCACCGACCAGGGTCCGGGGATCCCCAATGAATTTCTTGAAAGGATATTTGTTAAGTATGAGCGGGTTGACCCTTATGCTCCTGGCATCGGACTGGGATTGGCAATTGTCCGTGCTATTATTGAAGCCCATCAGGGCAAGGTCTGGGCAAACTCCGTATTAGGGGAGGGCGCAAGTTTTAGTTTTATCTTACCAATCATAGGGGGAACTAATGAATAA
- the nadC gene encoding carboxylating nicotinate-nucleotide diphosphorylase, translating into MTINELIKAALEEDIGSGDVTSRLLIPEKQRATAHIVARSTGILAGIKICGQVFKAVDRRIQFEPFYLDSSRFRRGAVLARVSGPARSILAAERTALNFIRHLSGIATQTAKFVSRIKGTKAVILDTRKTLPGWRQLEKYAVRCGGGKNHRQGLYDMILIKDNHLALVGSVEEALARCRESRLPVEIEVKTIDELRAALAAGAKRIMLDNMTVPQLRRAVQINAGQAKLEASGGITLKNVQAVARTGVDYISVGALTHSAPAADISLEIAAD; encoded by the coding sequence ATGACCATCAACGAACTCATTAAAGCGGCGCTGGAGGAGGACATCGGTTCTGGTGATGTCACCTCGCGGCTTTTGATTCCGGAAAAGCAAAGGGCGACCGCCCATATTGTTGCCCGTTCTACCGGCATCCTTGCCGGGATCAAAATCTGCGGTCAGGTTTTCAAGGCGGTTGACCGCCGGATCCAGTTTGAGCCATTTTACTTAGATAGCAGCCGGTTCCGGCGGGGTGCGGTTCTGGCAAGGGTTTCTGGTCCGGCTCGTTCCATCCTTGCGGCTGAACGGACCGCACTTAACTTCATCCGGCACCTTTCCGGCATCGCCACCCAAACCGCCAAGTTTGTCTCACGCATCAAGGGAACCAAGGCGGTTATCCTTGACACCCGCAAGACCCTGCCGGGCTGGCGGCAGCTGGAGAAATATGCGGTGCGCTGTGGCGGTGGCAAGAATCATCGCCAGGGGCTCTACGATATGATTTTGATTAAGGACAACCACCTTGCCCTTGTTGGTTCGGTTGAAGAGGCGCTCGCCCGGTGTCGGGAGAGCCGCCTGCCGGTTGAGATTGAGGTAAAGACCATTGATGAACTGCGGGCGGCGCTGGCTGCTGGTGCCAAACGGATTATGCTTGACAATATGACCGTGCCACAGTTGCGCCGGGCGGTGCAGATAAATGCTGGGCAGGCAAAACTTGAGGCATCCGGTGGTATCACATTGAAAAATGTCCAGGCGGTGGCACGCACCGGTGTTGATTATATCTCTGTTGGCGCCTTGACCCACTCCGCACCTGCAGCCGATATCAGTTTGGAGATTGCCGCGGATTAA